In Chlamydia serpentis, the following are encoded in one genomic region:
- a CDS encoding LL-diaminopimelate aminotransferase, translating to MRRNPHFFLLKPQYLFSEISKKLTQFRNENPLIPIIDLSIGDTTQPLNPSITQAVKDFCISQEEQETYRGYGPETGLEKLREKIALEVYTNRVSPEEIFISDGAKPDIFRLFSLFGTEKVLGLQNPVYPAYRDIAYITGIKKIISLPSSKETGFIPELPEEKSMDILCLCYPNNPTGAILTFKQLQLLVEYANHHGIVVIFDAAYSTFISDPSLPKSIFEIPEAKYCAIEVNSFSKPLGFTGMRLGWNVVPKELTYDNGDSIIDDWKRLFATTFNGASLAMQEAGYRGLDLFPTPPSIAIYLQNAHQLKKSLEISGFLVHGGDHAPYLWVELPEEVSDEDAFDFFLNQYHIAVTPGYGFGTCGERFVRLSAFAEPQNITLACKQLLTNPLHNNTMVLV from the coding sequence ATGCGTAGAAACCCCCACTTTTTTCTTCTGAAGCCCCAATATCTATTTTCTGAAATTAGTAAGAAACTTACCCAGTTCCGCAACGAAAATCCTCTTATTCCTATTATAGATCTTTCTATAGGGGACACCACACAACCTCTGAACCCTTCCATCACTCAGGCAGTTAAAGACTTTTGCATCTCTCAAGAAGAACAAGAAACCTATCGGGGATATGGCCCTGAAACAGGTCTAGAAAAATTACGGGAAAAAATCGCATTGGAAGTCTATACAAATCGGGTCTCTCCTGAAGAAATCTTTATTTCTGACGGAGCTAAACCCGATATCTTCCGTCTGTTTTCTCTTTTTGGTACAGAAAAAGTTCTAGGTTTACAAAATCCTGTCTATCCAGCTTATAGAGATATTGCCTATATCACAGGCATCAAGAAGATTATCTCTTTACCCTCAAGCAAAGAAACCGGATTTATTCCAGAGCTTCCAGAAGAAAAATCTATGGATATTCTTTGTCTATGCTATCCTAATAACCCAACAGGAGCGATACTTACCTTTAAACAACTTCAATTACTTGTAGAATACGCAAATCACCATGGGATCGTTGTTATTTTTGATGCTGCTTATAGCACCTTTATTTCAGATCCCAGTCTGCCTAAAAGTATTTTTGAAATCCCCGAAGCTAAATATTGCGCTATAGAAGTCAATTCTTTTTCTAAGCCTCTAGGATTTACTGGCATGCGCCTAGGGTGGAATGTAGTCCCTAAAGAACTTACTTACGATAATGGGGATTCTATTATCGATGATTGGAAACGACTTTTTGCAACTACATTTAACGGAGCTTCTCTTGCTATGCAAGAAGCAGGCTACCGCGGCCTTGACTTATTCCCCACACCCCCTTCAATCGCGATTTATTTACAAAATGCTCATCAACTTAAGAAAAGTTTAGAAATTTCAGGCTTTTTAGTTCATGGTGGAGACCATGCTCCTTACCTTTGGGTCGAGCTTCCTGAAGAAGTCTCTGATGAAGATGCTTTTGATTTCTTCTTAAATCAATATCATATTGCTGTAACTCCAGGTTACGGTTTCGGTACATGTGGGGAACGGTTCGTACGTCTCTCAGCCTTTGCAGAGCCACAAAATATAACATTAGCTTGTAAGCAGCTCCTTACAAATCCACTACATAATAATACCATGGTTCTTGTATGA
- a CDS encoding ABC transporter substrate-binding protein has product MILRRLSQYVFFFSLLCSFIYVVTCGSQGVDASSPKIAIFLSFPHPLLEDCSQSCIDTLKDFENLPEIVLLNAEDSVVKARKIARSLHTDKNIIAIITLGTIATKVMSHIETKKPVIYAAVPDRETLTLPENNTNIYGVNDNLDVNQYCFAIQAVATNAQSIVYLKPSEPFPSDLQKEIVKKLNASGIEVIEIPITSSTFKMRIRQAIDKRPSAIFIPLSSLPYKEGTAFLQEIVKERIPIVTDDISLIADGACIACGVDYKKSGQQIGQIVRQILYNSHDIEGLRKLIAQSLSPTTTFNEDIIKNLGIKLHKTERNHFLSFKNKKSSEKIEKKNSVVS; this is encoded by the coding sequence ATTATTCTACGTAGACTCTCTCAGTATGTATTTTTCTTTTCATTACTTTGCTCTTTTATCTATGTAGTGACTTGTGGCTCGCAAGGAGTTGACGCCTCTTCTCCTAAAATTGCAATTTTCTTATCCTTCCCTCACCCTCTATTAGAAGATTGTAGTCAAAGTTGCATAGACACTTTGAAAGATTTTGAAAATCTTCCGGAAATTGTCCTTCTAAATGCTGAAGATAGTGTCGTAAAAGCACGAAAAATCGCTCGTTCTTTACATACTGATAAAAATATAATTGCTATTATAACTTTAGGGACCATTGCCACTAAAGTTATGAGCCATATTGAAACCAAAAAACCAGTGATCTATGCTGCGGTTCCTGATCGTGAAACTCTAACACTTCCGGAAAACAACACCAATATCTATGGAGTTAATGATAATTTAGATGTTAACCAGTACTGCTTCGCCATACAAGCCGTTGCTACTAATGCTCAGTCTATAGTTTATTTAAAACCTTCCGAACCCTTCCCCTCTGATCTTCAAAAGGAGATTGTAAAGAAGCTCAATGCCTCAGGAATTGAGGTCATTGAAATTCCTATTACAAGCAGTACTTTTAAAATGCGAATACGCCAAGCTATCGATAAGCGCCCCTCAGCAATTTTTATTCCTCTTTCGTCACTTCCCTATAAAGAGGGCACCGCGTTTCTTCAGGAGATCGTGAAAGAAAGAATCCCAATTGTTACAGACGATATTTCCTTAATTGCTGATGGAGCTTGTATAGCCTGTGGTGTAGACTACAAAAAATCAGGACAACAAATCGGACAAATTGTCCGTCAAATACTCTATAACAGTCATGACATAGAGGGTTTACGTAAACTCATTGCTCAATCCTTATCACCAACAACAACGTTTAATGAAGATATCATTAAAAACTTAGGGATCAAACTTCATAAAACGGAACGTAATCACTTTTTATCTTTCAAAAATAAAAAATCCTCAGAAAAAATTGAGAAGAAAAATTCTGTTGTGAGTTAA
- a CDS encoding DUF167 family protein yields the protein MDNSWVLQVKVTPKARENKIMGFDGEILKVRVTEAPEKGRANDAVISLLAKTLSLPRRDVTLISGESSRNKKFLLPNKVQDIIFSWIKNA from the coding sequence TTGGATAATTCGTGGGTTCTTCAGGTGAAAGTCACTCCAAAGGCCAGAGAGAATAAAATTATGGGCTTTGACGGAGAGATTTTGAAGGTCCGTGTTACGGAAGCTCCAGAAAAAGGTAGAGCTAACGATGCTGTGATTTCTTTATTAGCAAAGACTTTATCTCTTCCTAGGCGTGATGTCACCTTAATTTCAGGGGAAAGTTCTCGAAACAAGAAATTTCTCCTTCCCAATAAAGTTCAAGATATCATTTTTTCTTGGATTAAAAATGCATAA
- a CDS encoding CT392 family protein has translation MTSINQGSSTPPPEDPFFPKPSEENRKTPPVSQIGFTRVQALPIVSQIPVLEGAGAMVDETLSQPNVDEIVSDVASSKIFSEQLEGLVGRLQSLLTDLESSQLLFQKVQVNLQKLLPAVRTSSPSGGTDKESIERLMALRRNYDTILQEVLEFKKLASNNLSKLADLHGELQGVNYSQFLQLCENGKEVLRQLSVIGLDSDGNGNWHISNAKGAGKLLLVVENMHVHLQKMNLPSVTELSAKMASLNDSKPQCDPEVTKSLSYCERLLNELRRLWAMFIDFISICYDNICFVLMWLARRLGLLSRGKASASFHNPDASSEQPFSSSSSSMARKGQPSKRSDLSDEEMITRPDSDSVNSESSHSDDRDNLSSSSELRDQNQQEGEKKSSL, from the coding sequence ATGACTTCAATAAATCAAGGCTCTTCAACTCCTCCTCCAGAAGATCCGTTTTTTCCAAAACCTTCAGAGGAAAATCGCAAGACTCCTCCTGTGAGTCAGATAGGTTTTACACGTGTTCAGGCTCTTCCTATTGTTAGTCAGATACCGGTTCTTGAAGGAGCTGGAGCTATGGTCGATGAGACATTAAGTCAACCTAATGTTGACGAAATTGTTTCCGATGTTGCTTCTAGTAAAATATTTTCTGAACAACTTGAGGGACTTGTAGGGCGTTTACAAAGTCTATTAACAGATCTTGAGAGTTCACAGCTCCTGTTCCAAAAAGTGCAAGTCAATTTACAAAAGTTGCTACCTGCTGTGAGAACAAGCAGTCCTTCAGGTGGTACTGATAAAGAATCTATAGAGCGATTGATGGCGCTTCGTAGGAATTACGATACTATTCTTCAAGAAGTTTTGGAGTTTAAGAAGCTTGCTTCAAACAATTTAAGTAAGTTAGCAGATCTACATGGTGAGTTACAAGGCGTCAATTATTCTCAGTTTCTTCAGTTATGTGAAAATGGTAAAGAAGTTCTTAGACAACTGAGCGTAATAGGTCTTGATTCAGATGGTAATGGAAATTGGCATATTTCTAATGCAAAAGGGGCTGGAAAGCTTTTGCTTGTGGTCGAAAATATGCATGTTCATCTTCAAAAGATGAACTTGCCTAGTGTAACTGAATTGTCGGCTAAGATGGCAAGCTTAAATGATAGCAAGCCTCAATGCGATCCTGAAGTTACAAAGAGTCTTAGCTATTGCGAACGTCTTCTTAACGAATTACGTCGGCTTTGGGCTATGTTTATAGATTTTATTTCGATTTGCTACGACAACATTTGCTTTGTCTTAATGTGGCTAGCTAGACGGCTTGGTTTGCTTTCTAGAGGGAAAGCTTCTGCATCGTTTCATAATCCTGACGCCTCTTCAGAGCAGCCGTTTTCTTCTAGTAGTTCTTCTATGGCTAGGAAAGGACAACCATCTAAGAGGTCGGACTTATCGGATGAAGAAATGATAACAAGACCTGACTCAGATTCTGTAAATTCTGAGTCTTCACATAGTGATGACCGTGATAATCTTTCTTCTAGTAGTGAGTTGAGAGATCAAAATCAGCAAGAAGGTGAGAAGAAATCATCTTTATAA
- a CDS encoding proline--tRNA ligase, whose product MKTSQLFYKTSKNANKNAPVLSNELLEKAGYLFKVGKGIYTYTPLLWRVILKMMTIIREELNAIGGQELILPLLQSAELWEHTGRWQAFTSEGLLYTLIDREEKSHCLAPTHEEMICSFVTQWLSAKKQLPLHLYQIATKFRDEIRPRFGLIRSRELLMEDSYTFSDSPEQMNEQYEKLRLAYSKIFDRFELTYVIVEADGGKIGKGKSEEFQVLCSLGEDTICVSGSYGANIEAAVAIPPQHTYDRDFLPIEEVATPGISTIESLGSFFSIPLYKILKTLVVKLTYSDQEKFIAIGIRGDRQVNLVKVASKLNADNAILASDEEIERALHTEKGFIGPLNCPIDFFSDETTVPMTNFVCAGNVKDKHYVNVNWDRDLPRPEYADFLLVEAGDTCPENPATPYQIYQGIEVAHIFNLGTRYTQSFDITFQDEEGETQFCWMGTYGIGLGRTLAACVEQLADDRGIVWPKALAPFSITIAFNGGDAVSQKLGEKLYNDLKAEGYEPLLDDRDERLGFKLKDSDLIGIPYKLILGKSYQSSGMFEIESRSGEKYVVSPETFLAWCQSYLV is encoded by the coding sequence ATGAAAACTTCCCAACTTTTTTATAAGACTTCAAAAAACGCTAATAAAAATGCTCCTGTTCTTTCGAATGAACTCCTAGAAAAAGCAGGGTATCTCTTTAAAGTAGGTAAAGGCATTTATACCTATACCCCTCTCCTATGGCGCGTGATTTTAAAGATGATGACTATCATTAGGGAAGAGCTCAATGCTATCGGTGGTCAGGAACTTATACTTCCGCTTCTACAAAGTGCTGAACTTTGGGAACATACAGGAAGATGGCAAGCCTTTACCTCTGAAGGACTTCTTTACACTCTTATAGACCGAGAAGAAAAATCCCATTGTTTGGCTCCTACCCATGAAGAAATGATCTGCTCGTTTGTGACCCAGTGGCTTTCAGCAAAGAAGCAACTACCCCTGCACCTGTACCAAATTGCTACAAAATTCCGTGATGAGATTCGCCCTCGATTTGGTCTCATTCGATCGCGTGAACTCCTCATGGAAGATAGTTACACGTTTTCAGACTCTCCCGAACAGATGAATGAGCAATATGAAAAGCTTCGCCTTGCTTATAGTAAGATCTTCGATCGTTTCGAACTTACTTATGTTATAGTTGAAGCTGATGGAGGGAAAATAGGTAAAGGAAAATCAGAAGAATTTCAAGTTCTCTGCTCTTTAGGGGAAGATACTATCTGCGTAAGCGGTTCCTATGGGGCGAATATCGAGGCCGCTGTTGCAATCCCGCCCCAGCACACATATGATCGTGATTTTCTTCCAATTGAAGAGGTCGCGACTCCTGGCATTTCCACAATAGAGTCTCTAGGAAGTTTTTTTTCCATTCCTTTGTATAAAATTCTAAAAACCCTCGTTGTTAAACTGACTTACTCTGATCAAGAGAAATTTATAGCTATTGGAATAAGAGGGGATCGACAAGTGAACCTAGTTAAAGTCGCTTCTAAACTTAATGCCGATAATGCGATTTTAGCATCAGATGAAGAAATCGAACGTGCCCTACATACAGAAAAGGGATTCATTGGTCCCCTAAACTGTCCTATAGATTTTTTCTCTGATGAAACGACAGTCCCTATGACTAATTTTGTTTGTGCAGGAAATGTTAAGGATAAACACTACGTAAATGTAAACTGGGATCGCGACCTTCCTCGTCCTGAATATGCTGACTTTCTCCTTGTGGAAGCGGGAGACACCTGTCCAGAAAATCCTGCTACTCCTTACCAAATTTATCAGGGAATCGAGGTTGCCCATATTTTTAATTTAGGCACACGTTATACGCAAAGTTTTGACATTACCTTCCAGGATGAAGAAGGAGAAACACAGTTCTGCTGGATGGGAACCTATGGGATCGGGTTAGGAAGAACTCTGGCCGCCTGCGTAGAACAACTCGCCGATGACCGCGGTATCGTATGGCCCAAGGCTTTAGCTCCTTTCTCTATCACCATCGCATTTAATGGAGGGGATGCTGTATCTCAAAAGCTTGGAGAAAAGCTCTATAACGACTTAAAAGCTGAAGGTTATGAGCCTCTCCTTGACGATCGTGATGAAAGACTTGGATTTAAACTTAAAGATAGCGATCTCATCGGCATTCCTTATAAACTGATTTTAGGGAAATCCTATCAATCTTCGGGAATGTTCGAAATCGAATCACGATCTGGAGAAAAATACGTAGTTTCTCCAGAAACCTTCCTTGCTTGGTGCCAAAGTTACCTAGTATAG
- the hrcA gene encoding heat-inducible transcriptional repressor HrcA, which yields MLSVTNVLVGLEMARSKVSKRDSKVLDILFATTELYLKTGQPVGSKTLKESFCSDLSTATIRNYFADLEIEGFLKKNHTSGGRIPTDLALRYYVDHQEEFPETEIPCPVLDKINQLPTESRNIIKDLQKVTELLGETLDLPTFFSSPRFENDAVTNIRVTQVDEQRAVVILSTEFGQIFTDILWLPETFDIVSIKRIENFLQSYIRKIPPSEELSQKEENLSMSLYNEVVVRYLTRYCNFSEEDLYQTGMSKLLKYEAFKDPEVLALGLALFENRRQMCKLLNIGMHKGRATAFIGNELSEILGTSNPGCSVITIPYYMNRSPLGALGILGPINLPYKEALPMLKLFANKINETLTQSFYKFKLSFRRPRTSKFKLSNEPTLRAEYSSIKLLPSKETS from the coding sequence ATGCTCTCAGTTACGAATGTTCTAGTAGGACTCGAAATGGCTAGATCTAAAGTCTCAAAACGCGATTCAAAAGTGCTCGACATTCTTTTTGCGACAACAGAATTGTATCTGAAAACAGGTCAGCCCGTTGGATCTAAAACTTTAAAAGAGAGCTTTTGTTCTGATTTGAGTACAGCAACCATAAGAAATTATTTTGCAGATCTCGAAATTGAAGGATTTCTGAAGAAAAATCATACATCAGGAGGAAGAATTCCTACAGATCTCGCGTTACGTTACTACGTTGATCATCAAGAAGAGTTCCCTGAAACAGAAATACCTTGCCCTGTCCTTGATAAAATTAACCAACTTCCTACTGAAAGTCGGAATATTATCAAAGATCTACAAAAGGTCACAGAACTTCTTGGAGAAACCCTTGACTTACCAACATTTTTTTCTTCTCCACGATTTGAGAATGATGCGGTAACAAATATCCGAGTTACACAAGTTGACGAACAAAGAGCAGTAGTCATCCTTTCTACTGAGTTCGGTCAAATTTTTACAGATATTCTCTGGTTACCTGAAACGTTCGATATTGTTTCTATTAAACGTATAGAAAACTTCCTACAAAGCTATATCCGAAAGATTCCTCCAAGCGAGGAACTTTCACAAAAAGAAGAAAACCTGAGCATGTCGCTCTACAATGAGGTTGTGGTCCGTTATCTGACCCGTTACTGCAATTTTAGTGAAGAAGATCTTTATCAAACAGGGATGTCTAAATTACTCAAATATGAAGCATTCAAAGATCCTGAAGTGCTGGCCTTAGGACTAGCACTCTTTGAAAATCGCAGACAAATGTGCAAACTTCTAAATATAGGTATGCATAAAGGAAGGGCTACAGCATTTATAGGTAACGAACTCTCTGAAATTTTAGGGACTTCCAACCCAGGATGCTCCGTAATCACTATCCCCTATTATATGAATCGCTCTCCCCTAGGCGCTTTAGGCATCTTAGGCCCAATCAATCTTCCCTATAAGGAAGCTCTTCCTATGCTGAAGTTATTCGCGAATAAAATCAATGAAACCTTAACACAAAGTTTTTATAAATTTAAACTATCTTTCAGAAGACCACGTACTTCCAAATTTAAGCTTTCTAATGAACCAACTTTAAGGGCGGAGTACTCTTCTATAAAACTATTACCCTCTAAGGAGACATCATGA
- a CDS encoding nucleotide exchange factor GrpE → MTDTPPENEEQNENNVQSEVEHLQQEIATLKTELKEKNDKYLLALAESENSRKRLHKERQELMQYALENTLLDFLNPIESMEKALGFATQMSDDVKNWALGFNMILNQFKQIFEEKGIIEYSSIGQKFNPFLHEAVETEETSEVPEGTILEEFAKGYKIGERPIRVAKVKVAKTPMPKENKVE, encoded by the coding sequence ATGACAGATACCCCACCCGAGAATGAGGAACAAAATGAAAACAATGTTCAAAGCGAAGTGGAACATTTACAGCAAGAAATTGCCACCCTAAAAACCGAATTAAAAGAGAAAAATGATAAATATCTCCTTGCATTAGCAGAATCGGAAAATTCTAGAAAACGTTTACACAAAGAACGCCAAGAACTTATGCAGTATGCCTTGGAAAATACTTTGCTGGACTTTCTAAATCCTATAGAAAGTATGGAAAAAGCCCTTGGTTTTGCCACACAAATGTCTGACGATGTGAAAAACTGGGCCCTGGGATTCAATATGATTCTCAACCAATTTAAACAAATTTTCGAAGAAAAAGGCATTATTGAATACTCTTCAATAGGTCAAAAGTTTAACCCCTTTCTACACGAAGCAGTCGAAACAGAAGAGACTTCTGAAGTTCCTGAGGGGACCATTTTAGAAGAATTTGCCAAGGGATATAAAATAGGAGAACGTCCAATTCGTGTAGCTAAAGTTAAAGTTGCAAAAACTCCTATGCCCAAAGAAAATAAAGTAGAATAA
- the dnaK gene encoding molecular chaperone DnaK, whose translation MSEHKKSSKIIGIDLGTTNSCVSVMEGGQAKVITSSEGTRTTPSIVAFKGNEKLVGIPAKRQAVTNPEKTLASTKRFIGRKYSEVASEIQTVPYKVTSGNKGDAVFEVDGKQYTPEEIGAQILMKMKETAEAYLGETVTEAVITVPAYFNDSQRASTKDAGRIAGLDVKRIIPEPTAAALAYGIDKVGDKKIAVFDLGGGTFDISILEIGDGVFEVLSTNGDTHLGGDDFDEVIIQWMIEEFRKQEGIDLSKDNMALQRLKDAAEKAKIELSGVTSTEINQPFITMDAQGPKHLALTLTRAQFEKLAASLIERTKSPCIKALSDAKLSANEIDEVLLVGGMSRMPAVQETVKALFNKEPNKGVNPDEVVAIGAAIQGGVLGGEVKDVLLLDVIPLSLGIETLGGVMTTLVERNTTIPTQKKQIFSTAADNQPAVTIVVLQGERPMAKDNKEIGRFDLTDIPPAPRGHPQIEVSFDIDANGILHVSAKDVASGKEQKIRIEASSGLKEDEIQRMVRDAEIHKEEDKKRREISDAKNEADSMIFRAEKAVKDYKEQIPETLVKEIEERVENVRTALKDEAPIEKIKEVTEELSKHMQKIGESMQSQSAAAAAASAANPQGGPNINTEDLKKHSFSTKPPSNQGSSEEHIEDADVEIVDNNDK comes from the coding sequence ATGAGTGAACACAAAAAATCAAGCAAAATTATAGGTATAGACTTAGGGACAACAAACTCCTGCGTATCTGTTATGGAAGGAGGACAAGCTAAAGTAATTACCTCATCCGAAGGGACAAGAACTACTCCATCCATAGTTGCTTTTAAAGGCAATGAGAAGTTAGTGGGAATCCCAGCAAAACGTCAGGCTGTAACAAATCCAGAAAAAACTCTTGCCTCTACAAAACGCTTTATTGGCCGTAAGTATTCTGAGGTCGCTTCTGAAATCCAAACCGTCCCTTATAAAGTTACTTCTGGAAATAAAGGTGATGCTGTTTTTGAAGTTGATGGCAAACAATATACTCCAGAAGAAATCGGCGCACAAATCCTCATGAAAATGAAGGAAACTGCAGAAGCCTACCTCGGTGAAACTGTCACTGAAGCTGTTATTACTGTGCCTGCTTACTTTAATGACTCTCAAAGAGCATCAACAAAAGATGCTGGACGCATTGCAGGTCTAGACGTGAAACGTATCATTCCTGAACCTACAGCAGCTGCTCTTGCCTACGGTATTGACAAAGTTGGTGATAAAAAAATTGCCGTTTTCGATCTTGGAGGAGGAACCTTTGATATTTCTATCTTAGAAATCGGTGACGGAGTCTTTGAAGTTCTATCCACAAACGGGGACACTCATCTCGGTGGAGATGACTTCGATGAAGTCATCATCCAATGGATGATCGAAGAATTCCGAAAGCAAGAAGGCATTGATCTCAGTAAAGATAACATGGCCCTACAAAGACTTAAAGATGCTGCTGAAAAAGCGAAAATAGAACTTTCAGGGGTCACTTCTACAGAAATCAATCAGCCATTCATCACTATGGACGCACAAGGGCCTAAACACCTTGCATTGACACTAACACGTGCCCAATTTGAAAAGCTTGCAGCTTCTCTAATCGAAAGAACAAAATCCCCGTGCATTAAAGCATTAAGCGACGCAAAGCTCTCTGCCAACGAGATCGATGAAGTTCTTTTAGTCGGTGGTATGTCAAGAATGCCTGCCGTTCAAGAAACTGTAAAAGCACTTTTTAATAAAGAGCCTAATAAAGGAGTTAACCCCGATGAAGTTGTAGCTATTGGAGCTGCAATTCAAGGTGGAGTACTTGGAGGAGAGGTTAAAGATGTTCTCCTTTTAGACGTAATTCCTCTCTCTTTGGGTATCGAAACCCTTGGCGGGGTGATGACTACTCTTGTGGAGAGAAATACTACAATTCCAACTCAGAAAAAACAAATCTTCTCTACAGCTGCTGATAATCAGCCTGCTGTTACTATTGTAGTTCTCCAAGGAGAACGTCCAATGGCTAAAGATAATAAAGAAATCGGAAGATTCGATCTTACTGATATCCCTCCTGCTCCAAGAGGCCATCCACAAATCGAAGTTTCTTTTGACATCGATGCAAACGGAATCCTCCACGTTTCTGCTAAAGATGTTGCTAGTGGTAAGGAACAGAAAATTCGTATTGAAGCGAGCTCAGGACTCAAAGAAGATGAAATCCAAAGAATGGTTCGTGATGCTGAAATCCATAAGGAAGAAGATAAGAAACGCCGCGAGATTTCAGATGCTAAAAATGAAGCTGATAGTATGATCTTTAGAGCTGAAAAAGCTGTTAAGGATTATAAGGAACAAATTCCCGAAACTTTAGTTAAAGAAATTGAAGAACGTGTCGAAAACGTACGTACAGCACTCAAAGACGAAGCTCCTATCGAAAAAATTAAAGAGGTTACTGAAGAGCTGAGCAAACACATGCAGAAAATTGGAGAGTCTATGCAATCGCAATCTGCAGCAGCAGCAGCGGCATCAGCAGCCAATCCTCAAGGCGGACCTAACATTAATACAGAAGATTTGAAAAAACATAGTTTTAGTACAAAACCTCCTTCAAATCAGGGTTCTTCTGAAGAACATATCGAAGATGCTGACGTAGAAATTGTTGATAACAATGATAAATAA